Part of the Triticum aestivum cultivar Chinese Spring chromosome 4D, IWGSC CS RefSeq v2.1, whole genome shotgun sequence genome is shown below.
ggcgggcttgaccgttcctagctaatggctgaatcttggaatttttttgatgtttctctgattaaatagatacttatgtacgtagaaatgatttttggaaaaaataaatagcaaacgatgaggcagctacagttcaaatttgacccgcttccagctgaatcggcgggaatttgtcttttccacgagagatggatcaaagcttttgacacccaaccattttgtcaattgtgcattaaatatggcctagtattttagaaaattgatttggtacaattttgcaacaaatatatggtaggtccttcacaaaaaaaaactcatttcaggcactcggaaaatggaaaatgaattttccgtgcaaagaagatgaaaactcccttaggcaacattgtttggaattccaagatgcacccttgtgcacaatatgagatcatttgaacaaactatgccatgaatgtggccataagattgatcatttggcttgagagccaagaatcttcacgcatgatagctcatttctgagaacacttttttaaaataattgccgtattacaagtttattatttttcctgaaaacttggtcacatatgatgacacaatgtgaaggttttacaattttttgattttttttgaattttttatgcccgtttcaaaatgcggtcaaaatggcgggcttgaccgttcctagctaatggttgaatcttggaaattttttgatgtttctctgattaaatagatacttatgtacctagaaatgatttttggaaaaaacaaatagcaaactatgaggcagctacagttcaaatttgacccgcttccaactgaatcggcgagaatttgtctttttcatcagagatggatcaaagcttttgacacccaaccattttttcaattatgcattaaatatggcctagtattttagaaaattgatttggtctaattttgcaacaaatatatggtaggtccttcacaaaaaaaactcatttcacgcACTCGAAAATGGAatatgaattttccgtgcaaagaaaatgacaactcccttaggcaacattgtttggaattccaagatgcacccttgtgcacaatatgagatcatctgaacaaactatgccatgaatgtggccataagatggatcatttggcttgaaagccatgaatcttcacgcatgatagcttatttctgagaacacttttttaaaataatttccgtattacaagtttattatttttcttggaaacttggtcacatatgatgacacaatgcgaaggttttacaattttttgaatttttttgaattttttatgcccgtttcaaaatgcggtcaaaaacggcgggcttgaccgttcctagctaatggttgaatcttggaatttttttgatgtttctctgattaaatagatacttatgtacctagaaatgatttttggaaaaaataaatagcaaactatgaggcagctacagttcaaatttgacccgcttccatctaaatcggcgggaatttgtctttttcaccagagatggatcaaagcttttgacacccaactattttgtcaattgtgcatcaaatatggcctagtattttagaaaattgatttagtacaattttgcaacaaatatatggtaggtccttcacaaaaaaaatttatttcgggcattcgaaaaatggaaaatgttttttgcCAAAAAACTCATATCTCACGACACCTTTTTAAAGATATTTATCTTTTTTCATGtttgttattttttttgaaaacttgttcacattttggtgacacaatgaggaggtttccattttctttttgaatttctcaAGTCATAAAATAGCTGACATGATTTTAACACATTATTTCTAGGCAATTATGACCTATTTGAATGGTCATAACATCatactgcattctgattggtccatAGACGTCTCACGCGGATCGTGAATCATACGCAGTCGGATGCTCGCGGATCCAACGGCCGTCCTCAACCCTTCCACACCAACCCCAAAACCCTAGATAGccattttccatccaccccccgcctcctttctttcccacTTCCATCTCCTCGCTGTCTCgcccgatggagagagagagagcgagagctcgcctcctcccttccagatcgccgccgccacctccctctggcggagctcgccgccgtcccCCACGCATACTTCCCCCTCCAAGACAGCAAAGCCGCGCCCTCTCCCCTCGGATCCATGGCGCTGCTCAGCGCCGGCGCGGCCACGGTGGTGTGGGCATGCCTCGCCATGCCGCTGCCCCCTACAGTCGCCGCCCCCTCCACCCCAGCTTCACCGGCGACCTCCCTCCCTTCATTCCTCGAGGGCGCCCGAAACCATAGCCCCTCGCGGACGGGGCGACAAAGATGGCCAAGGATCCCTCCTCCGCCCGTGTTCCGGCAAAGACGGCGCCGGATCCGCAGCCAACTGCGGCGGCTGCTGCACTAGCAACAGGAGACGGCTCATGGAGGGTCCTAGCCGGCCGCATTCTCCACCCCTTCTCTTGTACATGCGGGATCTCGCtgctgctgccaccgccgccgcggtGGCCCTTGACGACGGCGAGGTAGGAGGCGTGCTGGATGCCCAAGTAAGCCCTCCTCCATTACCTGTTCTGACTCTCCTCCATAGCCTGCTGCATCTCCTTCATCTCATGTGCCACTGCTTGctttgctttgctttcttcctaGGGCAGATGCAGATCCCATCTCTTCTTGTTCTATGCCGGGCAGACCGCGACCACGGCAAGAGGAAGGAGGCACGACGGGCTGGACGACAAGGTGGAGAACCCGGACACGGAGGGGCGCCAGATCTTGCCTCGGGGTCTCCTGATCTAGCCATACTGTCGCCggatctcccccctctccctctctctgtgtTTTTCTGTCAGTAGCTAGTAGCATAAGTTGGAGCTGGCTGAACCAGGAACTATCTGCATTTATTCAACTAGATCAAGTACAAGTACATTAGTCCGTAATCTGCTATTAATACAATGTCCAAGTCATAAATTTCCTGAAGTAGTGCATGTATATATTTATGTGCTAGTTAATTAGAAAATGGATGTGATTAGAAAATGTGTTCATCAGGTCTTGTGTAATCATAAAATTTGTGATTCATATTCTCCAGCTAAATGCCTTACCTGTGTATTATACACTTTATTCTTCTTGCTGGAGTACTAGAAGAGTAGTGCTATCTTGCTGCTGGTGACACTCCATCGACTACTCACTGTTAATTTATTCCGAGTGGCCATAATTCCCTTCCTAGCAGCACCACAGAGTACCACCTGCTCTCTTGTCTCACCCATAACAAGAATTTACTAGAAGTATGTGTCTTGGGTACTATCTAGGTCCCTTCTACTACTACACCTAGTTACTTGTGTGTATCCTATTACTTACTAGTTAGTACACAtgtgtagtagtactgtactataaTCTTCTTCCTCAACTACTACAATAGTACTTGTAGTAGTGGTGTGTTACTGCCAGTGACAGTTTATCGAGTTTATTAACTCCAAATGAAGTGAACTGGGCATAATTCTCTAGATGCAGTACATAGTGCTATACGTTTCCTTGCCTCACCAACAAAATGTACTAATATGTCTCTTGTGACACGCTAGGTCGATTCTACGCCTTCGAGAAACCTGTAGTACTTGTATCTCTGCATGTTTGAGCACCCGAGCAGTACTTCAAAATGGAGTAGCTTAATTCACTGAATTTGGTTGTAGTACTAGTTGATTCACTGAGAAGATTCAGTAATGAGTTGATTCACTGAGAAGACTCAGTTTTTTGTGTTGGCTTCTTTCCATTGTGTAGCTCGCTGTGTGACAAGTCTGTTCATTCCTCTAGATGTCGTGTCACTTGGCATAAGTAATTAAGTAGGAATAGTTTCAGGTGAATCGTAGCTTTGCTATGGCTTCATTTCATCTGATACAGGCATGAAATTGAACTGCACTTGATGTAGCGCCATTATGGTCCCTGAAATTAGCTTCTGTTATTGAATTTTTTATTTCCTCGCCTGAGAACAACGGTATCATCATATTCTACCAGGCCCTTTGTTTGTTTCTGTGAGCTTGCCTCTGTGGCTAGCACATATCATATGTGATCCATGCTGTCTCTTTTCCGCCCACTGAAGCTTGGAGCAAAGTGGCATATTACTTTTGTGATAACTGAGAGAACCGCGAGGCTTTCTTTTCTACTTTGGCATATAATATTAGAATTAATACTATTTTTTAATTTGTTATTAGGCTATTAGTGCGAAACTTCCAAGTTATAACTATCCTTGCATTTCTTACTCCAATTGTGAAAGGACTATATATAGTCTGTGTGCTTCTGTGAATATATTTGAGTACATTTTTATCATGCTGCTGTAATATGTAATGTAGTGTAGTTTTCAAAGCATGTCTGCTATTGTAATTCAGTATTTATATGCAGCAACAGATTATCCAGTACTGTTGCCTACATGCTTCTGGCCGCTGATACTTTTCATTTTGCTCAGTTCTTCTTGCTTCGGATTGCTTCCTCCCTGACACCCCGATCCAGATGACGGCAGCAGCGATGGCATCCACACTCAAGCGTGCCTACCTCTCCATCTATAACTGGTCCGTCTTCTTTGGACGATTAGTTGCTTCCTCCCCACTttgaaatctcgatctcctttctTGTTGATGGGCTTGTTGAATGATTCGTATATGTGTGGATGTAGGGTGCAGGTGCTCTACTACGTGCTGCTGGATAGTTTACCTGGACGTGCGCGTCGCCAGTTGAGAGGCGTCTCCATCTTGCGCAGACCGCCGTCTGTGTCTATCATTGATCAGTTATCTGTAACTTGCCGACGTGTTTTCTAGGTCGCTAGTTTTGTACTTTGCCTATAACTGCATGAGCCATTCTCGCTGAAATGACATGATTTAGCTTTTAGTTCTTCTGGCCAAACATGTGTTTTAGCCTTTTGCCTTTGCTTATCAACAgttgttttgcttgtttttgagCTACTGCCACTTTGAGCTGATGTAGGCCTGTAGTTATTTATTGCAACTGAGCTTCTATATTGCATTGTTGGACCAATTGATTGCCACCTCTTAGATGTGCATTGCTGTTCTTATCTCTGTACTTTCTAGTTGTGCTAATTTTAGGACATGTTCGGTGAATTTAGATGTTGGGAAGTGGATCCTGAATGCACTTTGTGTTTGCTATATTCAGATTTGTACACACAGTTTTTACTGTAAAAAAAATCTGTAGTTACGTACGATTTGAATCACTACACCTGAATCTGTAGATTTGCACATACAAATCTTCAGAGATTGGGGCATATCAAATCTTGATATATCCACTACATCTTCTTGCTGAATCGAGTGCTCTCTTTTATAGGTCTATTCTTTTATAGGTCTATGAATTTCCTGAACTGGTGCATGTATATATTTGGGTGCTAGTCAATTAGAGAATGTCTGTGATACCATGTTTGTACTACGTGCTAGTGTTGCTGTACTGATGCAAATACTACTTCTGTACTTATGGAGAAATCTGTGATCTGCCAGTTCGCGGCGTCCATCGCTTCTGTCCAAGCGCTCTTCATCTTGTGTGTCATCTGCAAGGCAATCAAGTTAATTAGATGTTGCTCTTTTCATGATCTGCttcatacatacatgcatatgtATTGCTTCCTACCTTCCTGCCTGCTACATCTCTGCTAGcataaatcaaagagaagaaagaaATCTACCTATTTTTATCTGTAGCCTTTAATGAATTCTATGAATCTGTAGCCTTTAATGAATTCAATGTATGACTGTGATGAGAATTATGGTACTACTTGCTGTTTGCATCCTATACTTTGCTTGTGAATGATGCTATGTTGTTCTGCAGACTATCatatatttttgtgttgtttttgctGAATAGATTGAATATCTTTGTTACACACTGTAGCTTGTAGCTTTGCAAACTAACCTTCTCTAGTTCTCTTACTTTTCTGCAGATCGCCCATGGCGTGGACGGCGACGACGATAGGAGGACGCCAGTTCTAGCCGAGAACATGGCCTTGTCCTGCTCGAGGAAGAGGGACGCACCTAGGCACCGGCCCTGTCCCGCAACAAGGGGTCTGCTCCTCTGCTTCCAAGGCAATCAAGCTGCCCTGCCTGAGCTCGACAATTCAAGCCCGACCACGACCACGCACCGCTCCCAGCAGGtaccacctccctctccctctgctcacTAACATGCTGCTAATCTCCCTGCATGGGCTGCTGCTGTCGTAATTTTTATAATGGTTGATGTTTGTTAGCTAGTTGTAAACGGCTTGCTTTCTGCTAATGGCCCATTAGGTACAGTACCTATGCACCTGTGGTGGTCATGGCCTTGCTGCTTCATCAATTTTTTTTAGGTCATTAGCTAGCTATGCTATGCATGTGTTCGTTAATTTGCAAGAAATAATTTCTGTCCTTGTTTTCATTTCCTTGCTCTAGTCAAATTTATCATTTTTTAATACTATCACTAGCACATCAGAGTACTAATATTTGTTAGATTTTGAGTATGCCACTGCTGCTAAAACAACAACAGCAACCATCAATTACCATAGCATGCCTCTGTTTTGGTAACTAGTTGCTGCACTCAATTAAATTAGCCTACCGACTAATCTAGTACATTATTAATTGTTGCTCCTCCACTTTTTGGTATCTCTTGTTTTGCAATGGTACAACTATAAATGTCATTTTCTTGAATGGTCTGGTCATAATATATTTGCCCCAGTTTTTCTAATTCTTCTCTCATTCATGTAACAGGGTGACAGGAAGCCATGTTGCCATTTTGTTTGTTCCCAGCCCCGACTGGTCGTCCGACGAGTCCGCCATGTTGTCATTTTCTTGTAAAGTAGTACTGTATCACACTTGTAGAGCTCgttacacttgtagagcttgtaaagtactGTATTACACATGGTCATATGTATTGGCATGGATAGAGTACTGTTGTTGCCAATGTATTATGTGATCTGGTTGCTCTTATTTGAAGTATTATGTGTGCTATTTGTCTGCCAATTTAAATACTggttgaaatatgaagaatatgagccTGATAGATGGGACCCACTTACTAGAACATGACAAATGGGACGCAGTTACCAGAACgtgacaactgggacccatctgactagtggacccatttaataaaaaaggaaaatgaaattgtttagacaaaaaggccacggcccaacaataaaaaaggctgcaacgttgggcttggcccatgaagtcgaccaaaaaattgacagaaaaaaaatcaaataggttgaattgttgggccaggcccatgtagaaCAGCGAACTGGACCAGGCTGATTTTAaccaacgaccttttcaattggtcgcaattttgccacgtcagattgccacgtcggatccgacgtggcctgggcagagagccagtgaccaaaacaaaaggtcatgggttcaacgaccttctgttttggtcgtaaacgtctacgaccttttcacagagaaggtcgctaatttcagtttacgactgccagcttttgaccttctgtttttggtcacaaaaaggtcgcaaatgaaaaactatgacctttcaacggccaatagtgagggtcacaagttgacatatttcttgtagtgtggggtctatttctacataaatagatcttgtctacatcatgtcatcattcttattgcattactctgtttctccatgaacttaatacactagatgcatgctagatagcggtcgacatgtggagtaatagtactagatggaggaaggagtcggtctactaatcttggacatgatgcctatataatgatcattgcctagatattgtcttgattattcgaagttctatcaatttcccaactgtaatttgtttacccaccgtatgctatttttctcgagagaaaccacaagtgaaatctacggcccccgggtctcttctttattatatttgccttcacgatctatttttatttgcttttcttttcagatctattaatccaaaaataccttgctgcaatttattattatttattttatctcgcgttcccgcgagatctatttatccaatctactacaattttacctatctttttacccgtgagggattgacaacccctctcttacgtcgggttgcaagtttttgttctttgtgtgcaggagctatttacgtggtgttgcgtggtcctcctactggttcgataaccttggtttcatcactgagggaaatacctaccgtagttgtgctgcatc
Proteins encoded:
- the LOC123097944 gene encoding uncharacterized protein isoform X1, with translation MEGPSRPHSPPLLLYMRDLAAAATAAAVALDDGEVGGVLDAQMQIPSLLVLCRADRDHGKRKEARRAGRQVLLASDCFLPDTPIQMTAAAMASTLKRAYLSIYNWVQVLYYVLLDSLPGRARRQLRGVSILRRPPSVSIIDHSRRPSLLSKRSSSCVSSARQSRSPMAWTATTIGGRQF
- the LOC123097944 gene encoding uncharacterized protein isoform X2, which encodes MEGPSRPHSPPLLLYMRDLAAAATAAAVALDDGEVGGVLDAQMQIPSLLVLCRADRDHGKRKEARRAGRQVLLASDCFLPDTPIQMTAAAMASTLKRAYLSIYNWVQVLYYVLLDSLPGRARRQLRGVSILRRPPSVSIIDHSRRPSLLSKRSSSCVSSARSPMAWTATTIGGRQF
- the LOC123097944 gene encoding uncharacterized protein isoform X6; amino-acid sequence: MEGPSRPHSPPLLLYMRDLAAAATAAAVALDDGEVGGVLDAQMQIPSLLVLCRADRDHGKRKEARRAGRQVLLASDCFLPDTPIQMTAAAMASTLKRAYLSIYNWVQVLYYVLLDSLPGRARRQLRGVSILRRPPSVSIIDQSPMAWTATTIGGRQF
- the LOC123097944 gene encoding uncharacterized protein isoform X8 — encoded protein: MEGPSRPHSPPLLLYMRDLAAAATAAAVALDDGEVGGVLDAQMQIPSLLVLCRADRDHGKRKEARRAGRQVLLASDCFLPDTPIQMTAAAMASTLKRAYLSIYNWVQVLYYVLLDSLPGRARRQLRGVSILRRPPSPMAWTATTIGGRQF
- the LOC123097944 gene encoding uncharacterized protein isoform X3; this translates as MEGPSRPHSPPLLLYMRDLAAAATAAAVALDDGEVGGVLDAQMQIPSLLVLCRADRDHGKRKEARRAGRQVLLASDCFLPDTPIQMTAAAMASTLKRAYLSIYNWVQVLYYVLLDSLPGRARRQLRGVSILRRPPSRRPSLLSKRSSSCVSSARQSRSPMAWTATTIGGRQF
- the LOC123097944 gene encoding uncharacterized protein isoform X4, which translates into the protein MEGPSRPHSPPLLLYMRDLAAAATAAAVALDDGEVGGVLDAQMQIPSLLVLCRADRDHGKRKEARRAGRQVLLASDCFLPDTPIQMTAAAMASTLKRAYLSIYNWVQVLYYVLLDSLPGRARRQLRGVSILRRPPSRRPSLLSKRSSSCVSSARSPMAWTATTIGGRQF
- the LOC123097944 gene encoding uncharacterized protein isoform X5, translated to MEGPSRPHSPPLLLYMRDLAAAATAAAVALDDGEVGGVLDAQMQIPSLLVLCRADRDHGKRKEARRAGRQVLLASDCFLPDTPIQMTAAAMASTLKRAYLSIYNWVQVLYYVLLDSLPGRARRQLRGVSILRRPPSVSIIDHSRRPSLLSKRSSSCVSSARQSS
- the LOC123097944 gene encoding uncharacterized protein isoform X7, whose product is MEGPSRPHSPPLLLYMRDLAAAATAAAVALDDGEVGGVLDAQMQIPSLLVLCRADRDHGKRKEARRAGRQVLLASDCFLPDTPIQMTAAAMASTLKRAYLSIYNWVQVLYYVLLDSLPGRARRQLRGVSILRRPPSRRPSLLSKRSSSCVSSARQSS
- the LOC123097944 gene encoding uncharacterized protein isoform X9, with protein sequence MQIPSLLVLCRADRDHGKRKEARRAGRQVLLASDCFLPDTPIQMTAAAMASTLKRAYLSIYNWVQVLYYVLLDSLPGRARRQLRGVSILRRPPSVSIIDHSRRPSLLSKRSSSCVSSARQSRSPMAWTATTIGGRQF